The Streptomyces sp. NBC_01275 genome has a segment encoding these proteins:
- a CDS encoding carbohydrate ABC transporter permease, whose translation MAQAAAVAKPPAPPRRRRASATPRRLPYLLIAPAALLMVGFIAYPVVSVFYYSLQNYNPTKPWRNGFAGFDNFVHAFTDDPQFWDTLTFSAKWVFVEVGLQLLFGLALALIVNQTFVGRSLGRALVFSPWAVSGVLTSAIWVLLYNSQTGITRYLADMGIGEYGTSWLSDTSTVFSAAIVADLWRGVPFFAILILADLQSVSKDLYEAAEVDGASRLKQFWHITLPHLKDAIVLSTLLRAVWEFNNVDLLYTLTGGGPAGETTTLPLYIANTSVDAHNFGYASALTTVAFVILLFCSMVYLRLSKFGGGDK comes from the coding sequence ATGGCCCAAGCCGCAGCCGTGGCGAAACCGCCCGCGCCACCCCGGCGGCGCCGTGCCTCCGCCACGCCGCGCAGGCTGCCGTACCTGCTGATCGCACCGGCGGCCCTGCTGATGGTGGGCTTCATCGCCTACCCGGTCGTCAGCGTCTTCTACTACAGCCTGCAGAACTACAACCCCACCAAACCGTGGCGCAACGGCTTCGCGGGCTTCGACAACTTCGTCCACGCCTTCACCGACGACCCCCAGTTCTGGGACACGCTGACCTTCAGCGCCAAGTGGGTGTTCGTCGAGGTCGGGCTGCAGCTGCTGTTCGGTCTGGCGCTGGCGCTGATCGTCAACCAGACCTTCGTCGGCCGCTCCCTCGGCCGCGCGCTGGTGTTCTCCCCGTGGGCCGTCTCCGGCGTGCTGACCTCCGCGATCTGGGTCCTGCTCTACAACTCCCAGACGGGCATCACCCGTTACCTCGCGGACATGGGCATCGGGGAGTACGGCACCAGCTGGCTGTCGGACACCTCCACCGTCTTCTCGGCGGCGATCGTCGCCGATCTGTGGCGCGGAGTGCCCTTCTTCGCGATCCTCATCCTCGCCGACCTCCAGTCCGTCTCGAAGGACCTGTACGAGGCCGCCGAGGTCGACGGGGCCAGCCGCCTCAAGCAGTTCTGGCACATCACCCTGCCCCACCTCAAGGACGCCATCGTCCTGTCCACGCTGCTGCGCGCGGTGTGGGAGTTCAACAACGTCGACCTGCTCTACACGCTCACCGGCGGCGGCCCGGCGGGGGAGACCACCACCCTCCCGCTCTACATCGCCAACACCAGCGTCGACGCCCACAACTTCGGCTACGCGTCCGCCCTCACCACGGTCGCGTTCGTGATCCTGCTCTTCTGCTCGATGGTCTATCTGCGGCTGAGCAAGTTCGGAGGAGGCGACAAGTGA
- the araD gene encoding L-arabinonate dehydratase, with protein MKRFDERPVKRPEELRSHQWYGTDGLRSFSHRARTRQLGYLPEEHLGKPVIAILNTWSDINPCHVHLRDRAQAVKRGVWQAGGFPLEFPVSTLSETFQKPTPMLYRNLLAMETEELLRSYPVDGAVLMGGCDKTTPALLMGAATADLPTVFVPAGPMLPGHWRNEVLGSGTDMWKYWDDKRAGLIGDCELTELENGLARSPGHCMTMGTASTLTAAAEALGVTVPGASSIPAVDSGHDRMAAAAGLRIVELVHKDRKLSDILTADAFTDAVTTVLGLGGSTNAVIHLIAMAGRAGVKLTLDDFDRIARTVPVLANVRPGGQKYLMEDFHFAGGLPGFLSRIPDLLHLDRPTVSHDSMREQLATAQVHNDDVIRPRDNPVASEGGVAVLRGNLCPDGAVIKHISAEQHLLKHTGPAVVFDDYQTMQRTINEPELGITADSVLVLRNAGPKGGPGMPEYGMLPIPDHLLKQGVRDMVRISDARMSGTSYGACVLHVAPESYVGGPLALVRTGDSITLDVEARSLRLNVDDEELERRRAQWTPPPTRYERGYGALYNEQITQADTGCDFEFLARPGKVQDPYAG; from the coding sequence ATGAAGCGCTTCGACGAGCGGCCTGTGAAGCGCCCGGAAGAGCTGAGAAGCCACCAGTGGTACGGCACCGACGGTCTGCGCTCCTTCAGTCACCGCGCCCGCACCCGCCAGCTCGGCTACCTCCCCGAGGAGCACCTCGGCAAGCCGGTCATCGCGATCCTCAACACCTGGTCCGACATCAACCCCTGTCACGTCCACCTGCGCGACCGCGCCCAGGCCGTGAAGCGGGGCGTGTGGCAGGCGGGCGGCTTCCCGCTGGAGTTTCCGGTCTCCACGCTCAGCGAGACCTTCCAGAAGCCGACCCCGATGCTCTACCGCAACCTGCTCGCGATGGAGACCGAGGAGCTGCTGCGCTCCTACCCGGTCGACGGGGCCGTACTGATGGGCGGCTGCGACAAGACGACGCCCGCGCTGCTCATGGGGGCGGCGACCGCGGACCTGCCGACGGTCTTCGTGCCGGCCGGGCCGATGCTGCCGGGGCACTGGCGCAACGAGGTCCTCGGCTCCGGCACCGACATGTGGAAGTACTGGGACGACAAGCGCGCCGGCCTCATCGGCGACTGCGAGCTGACCGAGCTGGAGAACGGCCTCGCCCGCTCGCCCGGCCACTGCATGACGATGGGCACGGCGTCCACGCTGACGGCCGCGGCCGAGGCGCTGGGCGTGACGGTGCCGGGGGCGTCGAGCATCCCGGCCGTGGACTCCGGGCACGACCGGATGGCCGCGGCGGCCGGCCTGCGTATCGTCGAACTGGTCCACAAGGACCGGAAGCTGAGCGACATCCTCACCGCCGACGCCTTCACTGACGCGGTGACGACCGTCCTCGGCCTCGGCGGTTCGACGAACGCCGTCATCCATCTGATCGCCATGGCCGGCCGGGCCGGCGTCAAGCTCACCCTCGACGACTTCGACCGCATCGCCCGCACGGTCCCCGTCCTCGCCAACGTCCGTCCCGGCGGCCAGAAGTACCTCATGGAGGACTTCCACTTCGCCGGCGGCCTCCCCGGTTTCCTCTCCCGGATCCCGGACCTGCTCCATCTGGACCGGCCCACGGTCTCCCACGACAGCATGCGCGAGCAGCTCGCGACCGCTCAGGTGCACAACGACGACGTCATCCGGCCGCGCGACAACCCCGTCGCGTCCGAGGGCGGGGTCGCCGTGCTGCGCGGCAACCTCTGCCCGGACGGCGCGGTCATCAAGCACATCTCCGCCGAGCAGCACCTGCTGAAGCACACCGGTCCCGCCGTCGTCTTCGACGACTACCAGACCATGCAACGCACCATCAACGAACCCGAGTTGGGCATCACAGCCGACAGTGTGCTGGTGCTGCGCAACGCCGGGCCCAAGGGCGGACCGGGCATGCCCGAGTACGGCATGCTGCCCATCCCCGACCACCTGCTCAAGCAGGGCGTACGGGACATGGTGCGGATCTCCGACGCCCGCATGAGCGGGACGAGTTACGGCGCGTGCGTGCTGCACGTGGCCCCCGAGTCGTACGTCGGCGGACCCCTCGCCCTGGTGCGCACGGGCGACTCGATCACCCTCGACGTCGAGGCCCGCTCCCTCCGACTCAACGTGGACGACGAGGAGTTGGAGCGGCGTCGGGCGCAGTGGACACCGCCGCCCACCCGTTACGAACGCGGTTACGGCGCGCTCTACAACGAGCAGATCACCCAGGCCGACACCGGCTGCGACTTCGAGTTCCTGGCCCGCCCGGGCAAGGTGCAGGACCCGTACGCGGGCTGA
- a CDS encoding dihydrodipicolinate synthase family protein: MSGVAFETQRTALADVVAIPVTPFAEDGAVDQQAHRALLRRLLDGGITTLTPNGNTGEFYALTPEERRLVTESTLDEAGGRAVILVGVGHDVPTAVASARHAAERGAQMVMVHQPVHPYVSQSGWVDYHRAIAEAVPELGVVPYIRNAQLHGERLAELADDCPNVIGVKYAVPDASRFAAFARDAGLERFVWVAGLAEPYAPSYFSAGATGFTSGLVNVAPSVSLNMIEALRSGDYPAAMKVWEQIRRFEELRAANGSANNVTVVKEALASLGLCRREVRPPSRHLPESERAEVAAIAAGWSI; the protein is encoded by the coding sequence ATGAGCGGCGTGGCGTTCGAGACCCAGCGTACGGCCCTGGCCGACGTGGTGGCCATCCCGGTGACCCCGTTCGCCGAGGACGGCGCCGTCGACCAGCAGGCCCACCGGGCTCTGCTGCGCCGGCTGCTCGACGGCGGGATCACCACCCTCACCCCCAACGGCAACACCGGCGAGTTCTACGCCCTCACCCCCGAAGAGCGCCGCCTGGTCACGGAGTCGACCCTGGACGAGGCCGGCGGGCGGGCCGTGATCCTGGTCGGCGTCGGACACGACGTGCCGACCGCCGTGGCCTCCGCCCGGCACGCGGCCGAACGGGGCGCCCAGATGGTGATGGTCCACCAGCCCGTGCACCCGTACGTCTCGCAGAGCGGCTGGGTCGACTACCACCGCGCCATCGCCGAGGCCGTGCCCGAGCTGGGCGTCGTCCCGTACATCCGCAACGCCCAGCTGCACGGCGAGCGCCTCGCCGAACTCGCCGACGACTGCCCGAACGTCATCGGCGTCAAGTACGCCGTCCCGGACGCCTCCCGCTTCGCCGCCTTCGCACGCGACGCGGGGCTGGAACGGTTCGTCTGGGTCGCCGGCCTCGCCGAGCCCTACGCCCCCTCCTACTTCTCCGCGGGCGCCACCGGCTTCACCTCCGGGCTGGTGAACGTCGCGCCGTCCGTTTCGCTGAACATGATCGAAGCGCTTCGATCAGGGGACTATCCCGCCGCGATGAAAGTGTGGGAACAGATCAGGCGGTTCGAGGAGCTGCGCGCCGCCAACGGCTCCGCCAACAACGTCACCGTCGTCAAGGAGGCCCTTGCCTCCCTCGGCCTGTGCCGCCGCGAAGTCCGCCCGCCGAGCCGGCACTTGCCCGAGAGCGAACGTGCCGAGGTCGCCGCCATAGCCGCCGGATGGTCCATATGA
- a CDS encoding GntR family transcriptional regulator: protein MTSVPTPIPSRTQYVLEEIKRRILTGQLTPGQALVETEVAAQFGVSKTPVREALKTLAGTGLVVMSQYKGVTVRMVDADMAREVYDVRLLLEPEALKRAVRRGASLDAARDALTRADDAADTAERSLANREFHRALYLPCGNPLLGRMLDEVRDQAALVSAVAWAASPSWEREAGEHREILRLALAGDADGAAGALHAHIASFVQRAFPDAQSDAQSDTQPGAQPDARSEVQGEDGQE from the coding sequence ATGACCTCTGTGCCCACGCCGATCCCGTCCCGCACGCAGTACGTGCTGGAGGAGATCAAACGCCGCATCCTCACCGGGCAGTTGACGCCGGGTCAGGCCCTGGTCGAGACCGAGGTCGCCGCGCAGTTCGGGGTGTCCAAGACCCCGGTGCGCGAGGCGCTCAAGACCCTGGCCGGCACCGGACTGGTCGTCATGAGCCAGTACAAGGGCGTCACGGTGCGCATGGTGGACGCGGACATGGCGCGCGAGGTCTATGACGTCCGGCTGCTCCTCGAACCCGAGGCGCTCAAGCGGGCCGTGCGGCGCGGGGCTTCCCTGGACGCCGCCCGGGATGCGCTGACCAGGGCCGACGACGCCGCCGACACGGCCGAACGGTCGCTGGCGAACCGGGAGTTCCACCGCGCCCTGTATCTGCCGTGCGGCAACCCGCTGCTCGGCCGGATGCTCGACGAGGTCCGCGACCAGGCCGCTCTCGTGTCCGCCGTCGCCTGGGCCGCCTCGCCCTCCTGGGAGCGGGAGGCCGGCGAGCACCGGGAGATCCTGCGGCTCGCGCTGGCGGGCGACGCGGACGGCGCGGCCGGTGCACTGCACGCCCACATCGCGTCGTTCGTGCAACGAGCCTTCCCCGACGCGCAGTCCGACGCGCAGTCAGACACACAGCCCGGCGCACAGCCCGACGCGCGGTCCGAGGTCCAGGGAGAGGACGGTCAGGAATGA
- a CDS encoding MBL fold metallo-hydrolase translates to MPLSLTVLGTASPHPGPGRPCSGYLLRGAGAEVWMDAGPGTFAELQRHTDPDRLTAIWISHLHADHSADLLAAAYAFAYGGMTPPAPIPVYAPLDCARRVAGFLGRSDIRFLSSFLDFRPLYDGHTVRHWNLRLTSRAVAHDTEAYGLRVECQGSVLAYSGDSGPCDALTELASGADLFLCEADLDEHREGEREQRVHLTPEDAGDAARKAGVRELYVTHVGPTLTRKAATARAESAFGGPTRTAREGETIPL, encoded by the coding sequence ATGCCCCTCAGTCTCACCGTCCTCGGCACCGCCTCCCCGCACCCGGGGCCGGGCCGCCCCTGCTCCGGCTATCTGCTGCGCGGGGCGGGTGCCGAGGTGTGGATGGACGCGGGGCCCGGTACGTTCGCCGAGTTGCAGCGGCACACGGATCCCGACCGGCTCACGGCGATCTGGATCTCGCATCTGCACGCCGACCACAGCGCCGATCTCCTCGCCGCCGCCTATGCGTTCGCCTACGGCGGGATGACCCCGCCGGCCCCGATCCCGGTGTACGCGCCGCTCGACTGCGCCCGCCGCGTCGCGGGCTTCCTCGGGCGGTCGGACATACGCTTTCTGAGCAGCTTCCTCGACTTCAGGCCCCTGTACGACGGGCACACCGTACGGCACTGGAACCTGCGCCTCACCTCGCGCGCGGTGGCGCACGACACCGAGGCGTACGGACTGCGCGTGGAGTGCCAGGGGAGCGTGCTCGCGTACTCCGGGGACAGCGGGCCGTGCGACGCGCTCACCGAACTCGCCTCCGGGGCCGACCTGTTCCTGTGCGAGGCGGACCTCGACGAGCATCGCGAAGGCGAACGGGAACAGCGGGTCCATCTCACGCCGGAGGACGCCGGCGACGCGGCCCGCAAGGCGGGGGTGCGCGAGCTGTACGTCACCCATGTCGGGCCCACGCTGACCCGGAAGGCGGCGACCGCCCGCGCCGAGAGCGCGTTCGGCGGCCCGACCCGCACCGCACGCGAGGGCGAGACCATCCCCCTCTGA
- a CDS encoding TIGR03086 family metal-binding protein: MTDTTTTTLDLGPQTRIVARLAAGVRDEQLAHGTPCPGCAVRNMLGHLAGLAVAFRDAARKDLGLTTDTPPDAAAPDIGPGWREELPEVLDALAEAWRDPAAWTGLTRAGGLDLPGAVAGAVAVDELVIHGWDLARATGQEYTPDPAALQASYGFLRAAADDPDGGGGIFGPVVPVPDDAPLLDRAVGLSGRDPG; this comes from the coding sequence ATGACCGACACGACGACCACCACTCTCGACCTCGGCCCCCAGACCCGGATCGTGGCGCGCCTCGCGGCGGGCGTCCGGGACGAGCAGCTCGCGCACGGCACGCCCTGCCCGGGCTGCGCCGTGCGCAACATGCTCGGCCACCTCGCCGGCCTCGCCGTCGCCTTCCGTGACGCGGCCCGCAAGGACCTGGGGCTCACGACCGACACCCCGCCCGACGCCGCCGCGCCGGACATCGGGCCCGGCTGGCGCGAGGAGCTGCCCGAGGTCCTCGACGCACTCGCCGAGGCCTGGCGCGACCCGGCCGCCTGGACCGGCCTGACCCGGGCGGGCGGCCTCGACCTGCCCGGCGCGGTCGCGGGCGCCGTCGCCGTGGACGAACTGGTGATCCACGGCTGGGACCTCGCCCGGGCCACCGGCCAGGAGTACACGCCCGACCCGGCCGCGCTGCAGGCGTCGTACGGCTTCCTGCGGGCGGCCGCCGACGACCCGGACGGCGGGGGCGGCATCTTCGGCCCCGTCGTGCCGGTCCCGGACGACGCCCCGCTGCTGGACCGGGCGGTCGGCCTGAGCGGGCGCGATCCGGGCTGA